In Saccharomyces eubayanus strain FM1318 chromosome X, whole genome shotgun sequence, the genomic window CTACCTATAAAAACCACAACTTACTGTGTCTTAAATAAACATCGTGGCAGGACAGCCTGAGGAGTGCTAGGCCAGCagtaacaacaacaacaacaacaacaacaacaacaacaacaacaacaacaacaacatgTTAAGAAAAAGCACTTCAACCATATACACAACACACAAGAaaagcaacagcagcataCTCAGGAGCCGGAAGGACCAGACCAAGGTGGACCCATTAGTAGAAGAATATCCCATGGGTGATTTCGGGACCACTAATCAACCCGCCCAGCCTAGTGTGATATACTACTTTGTGGAGTTGACCAATGCAGGcatacaagaaaatacaagtagcaacaacaacaacaacaataacaacaacaataaccaTGACGGTGGTGAGAGCGGTGCCCGCTACGGCCACGGCAGCAGTCTGGGCGGGAACGTCCACTTGCGGCGTTATTCGTAACCTAGGCACTTAACAAGATCAttcagcagcagcatcGGGGCGATTCCGGGAGGCCCACACACAAGGCGGACTTGTAACAATGACATGCATTCTCACAACAGGACTCCGAAAATGGGACGGGGAAGATATATGGACGCTATTTGGTATTTTGTCCCTGTATAGTAGTATGGTATGTAAAGTATATGATGTATAGTCAAGTATCTTATTATTGTAATCATGACAGCTAAGTGTGTCACCCGGTCTCCCGCGCCCGTTCCTTTTTAGGccaattttaaagaataaaatCACCAATTCTCATCATAAGACAGTAACCGTGCTAGAATACAGTTCAAGAGAAGGGCCCACTTCGGTAAAATAGACTATATAAGAGCAATATGTCAGCCGATCATTCCAGAGATCCATGTCCCATAGTCATACTTAATGATTTCGGTGGTGCCTTTGCCATGGGTGCCATTGGTGGTGTCGTGTGGCATGGGATTAAAGGTTTTAGAAACTCGCCATTAGGTGAACGTGGTTCAGGGGCTGTGAGTGCGGTGAAGGCGCGTGCTCCTGTGCTTGGTGGTAATTTCGGTGTGTGGGGTGGTTTGTTTTCTACTTTTGATTGCGCTGTGAAAGCCGTCaggaaaagagaagatCCATGGAACGCTATCATTGCCGGGTTTTTCACTGGTGGTGCCTTGGCTGTAAGAGGTGGTTGGAGACATACAAGAAACAGTTCTATCACGTGTGCTTGTTTGCTGGGTGTCATTGAAGGTGTGGGGCTCATGTTCCAGAGATACGCTGC contains:
- the ROQ1 gene encoding Roq1p, which translates into the protein MLRKSTSTIYTTHKKSNSSILRSRKDQTKVDPLVEEYPMGDFGTTNQPAQPSVIYYFVELTNAGIQENTSSNNNNNNNNNNNHDGGESGARYGHGSSLGGNVHLRRYS
- the TIM17 gene encoding protein transporter TIM17; translated protein: MSADHSRDPCPIVILNDFGGAFAMGAIGGVVWHGIKGFRNSPLGERGSGAVSAVKARAPVLGGNFGVWGGLFSTFDCAVKAVRKREDPWNAIIAGFFTGGALAVRGGWRHTRNSSITCACLLGVIEGVGLMFQRYAAWQAKPMAPPLPEAPPSQPLQA